The following is a genomic window from Lagenorhynchus albirostris chromosome 2, mLagAlb1.1, whole genome shotgun sequence.
TGACAGGCCTGCTGCTGGGCAGGCATGGGACCTGCATGGCCACTGCAACATCTTGCAGGGGACACATGCAGGTGTATAAGCCATGGGACATGGGCATGCTAGGACCCAGAGCACAACTGCCAAGTTGTGGAgtaagggggaggagagagggcacTGTTTGTCCCTGAGCAGCTGAACACGGGCCAGGTGGGAGGCTCAGGAGTTCAGGTGGGGATCCATGGCTTGGCTCTGATCCCTCCTTGCCTGTCTCTTCAGGGATCACGTTTTCTCCTTCGACCTTCAAGCCCaagaagaaggggaggggctAGTGCCCAACAAGGTGAGGGGCTGTGTGGGAGGAGGCTGAGGCATGGAGATGAGGCTGGGAAAGGTCTAACTGGGATCAAGTGGGTAGGTAGAAGACTCCAGGAGGAGCCATAGTGTGAGGTGCTTCCAGGTTGCCCCATGATTTTTCCCCTTCTACTTCTCCCGCCAGTATCTAACATGGAGGAGTCAAGACATGGAGAACTGTGCCGTGCGGGGGAAGCTGACGGTGAGGAGTGGGATGAGAATCTTGAGGGAAGGAGATGACCCTGCCTCTAGGCTCTGTCTAAGTGGCCTCCACTGTGCCCATTTCCCCTCACTTCTCTCATCTTGGTCCACAgaggaaaatgtacaggaaaGGGAATTCATGATTTTTAGCTTCCTTTACACACCTCACACAAAAGGAAAGTGAGGCTCTGAGAGGCCaaagaacttgcccaaggccacagaacTAGGAGTAGATAGCTTAGTTGGGACTTCACCCCACACTGCTCTGCCTGGCTCAAGTGGAGCAGCCCTACTTCCTGtgacccccaccccatcccagtcCCAGGGAGCCCTGCCACTGACCGAGAATTCTGGACTTTCTAGGACGAGTGCTACAACTACATTCGTGTTCTCGTTCCCTGGGACTCCCAGACACTCCTTGCCTGTGGAACAAACTCATTCAGCCCCGTGTGCCGCAGTTATGGGGTACAAAGGCGAGGGCGGGGCATCAGGACTGGAGTGGGAGAAGAACCCAAGCTGGGCAATCAGTTCAGTGGGGATGGACCAGCAGGGGTAGGGGAACAGGAGTGCCCAGAGGGGAGGGGTCCGGAAGGGGTGGAGCAAGGAGGCAAGGGGACATGAGGAAGTGGGCTATGCAGCCAGACTCGCAACACCCCAAGGGGTCCAAGAACCTGTTTCCTCTGCCTCCAGATAACTTCGCTGCAGCAGGAGGGTGAGGAGCTGAGCGGGCAGGCTCGATGCCCCTTTGATGCCACCCAGTCCAACGTGGCCGTCTTTGCAGGTATGCACCTGGGCATGTGAGCAGCAGGCATGTGGCCGGAGGGAACTCCCACGTTAGCCCCTTTCCTAATTTGGTCTTTCCCCCATGCTCCTGAGTGGAGGGTTAAGGTAGGGGCCAAGGTCAGGCCAAGGGAGGGGTGTGGGAGGCCCAAGAAGAGCCAAGATACGGATCCCTGAGccctcccctgaccccaccctACCCCTCCAGAGGGCAGCCTGTATTCAGCCACAGCCGCGGATTTCCAGGCCAGTGACGCTGTGGTTTACAGAAGCCTTGGGCCTCAGCCCCCACTCCGCTCCGCCAAGTACGACTCCAAGTGGCTCCGAGGTCAGGGCGGGCCTAGGGCAGGGAGGCTGCTCTTGGGGAGGAGGTGCAGGGGGCGGTCGATGGCAGGcagatggtggtagtggtgagcATGTATGCAGAGGGGAGAGGCTGTGGGGGGCCAGGAGTTTCTGAACAGGTGTAGTTTCTCTTCCATACCTTTCCTGTCACTCTCCCTTCAGAGCCACACTTTGTCCACGCTTTGGAGCATGGAGACCATGTCTACTTCTTCTTCCGAGAAGTCTCTGTGGAGGATGCCCGGCTGGGGAGGGTAAGGAAGTGGGCACCAGGGGTGGGTAGCTAGAGGGCTCTGCTGGATGGTGAGGAGCCAGTCATTCAGGGGAGATTAGGGGCTCCTGGCCCTAATCTCCACAATGCAATCCCCTGGACTCTGAGGCCCCCAACTTGGAGTAGCCCCCAGGCCTCTGCCCCCGCATCCTGCTAGGTCCCTCACCTTGACCCACATTGACCGACACacccttcctttgctgtgcccCTAACATTTGTCTCTTGGTGCTCTAATTCACCACATTGCTCTCACCCTGCTGGCCCTGGGGCTCTCTCTCACCATTCTCCTCGTCTCCAACTCTCCCACACACAGGTACAGTTCTCCCGTGTGGCCCGTGTGTGTAAGCGTGACATGGGCGGCTCACCTCGGGCCTTGGACCGCCACTGGACATCTTTCCTGAAGCTGCGGCTCAACTGCTCTGTCCCTGGGGACTCTACCTTCTATTTTGACGTCTTACAGGCCTTGACAGGGCCTGTGAACTTGTATGGCCGCTCTGCTCTCTTTGGGGTCTTCACCACCCAGACCAATAGGTTGGTACCAGACTAACCGATGTGGCCCCATCTGTCCCCTGCCCCACCAGCATCCAGGTTCCTCTCTCAGCGCCTATTGATGAGGGCAGTGAGCGGAAGCTCCATTCAAAGCCAGTTTGCTGTTCTGCCCACCGTTTTTCTCCTAGCGTGGCCCCCAGGGGCTGCCCCACCCTCTCAGGCTCCGCCCTAATACAGTATATGAAGGGGAACTGCCATGTCTTACCTAGGAGGAACTGTGCTGTCCCTTCCAACACCTAGCCCGCATCCTTTTCTGGCTCCCTCAGCATCCCCGGCTCTGCGGTCTGTGCCTTCTACCTGGATGATATTGAGCGTGGGTTTGAGGGAAAGTTCAAGGAGCAGAGGAGTCTGGATGGGGCCTGGACCCCTGTGTCTGAGGACAGGGTCCCCTCCCCCAGGTACGCAGGGTGGGCGTGGCCTTTGTGGAGGTAGAAACAAGCAGTGTCTGCTCCCCAAATGGGATTATGAGGAGAGGGCAAGGTGTccaaggcctggggagggggctgtagAGGGTTGGCAGCAGGGAAGGGAAGCAGTAGTGTGAATGTCTGCGTGTAGGCGGAACAAGGGTTACCAATCATGTTTGGGAGCAGTGGGTAGGTGGTGGTCACACAGCCTAACTaagccccagctccctgccctaAGGCTCCCTCTTCCTTTGTGTCCACCAGGCCAGGATCCTGTGCAGGAGTAGGTGTAGCTGCATTGTTCCCCTCTTCTCGAGACCTCCCTGATGATGTCCTGACCTTCATCAAGGCTCACCCACTCCTGGACCCTGCCGTGCCACCTGCCACCCATCAACCTCTGCTTACCTTCACCAGCAGGTATGGGGCTAGAAAATGCTGACCACTGCCTTCCCCGCCTCAGCCACTCTTTCCCTGACCCCACAAGGTAAATCATATTGGTAGGAGGAAGAACCCGTGAAAGTGGAAGGGAGAGAGCTAAGAAGGAAACactgggctgggggaagggcagagaaGGGGGTACCCAGACACAGGTGCTGTCCTTGAAACACTCAAGCTTCCACTGGTCAGGTTGTCCTGACCTGAGGCCTATCCCTCCAGGGCCCTACTGACCCAGGTAGCTGTGGATGGCATGGCTGGTCCTTACAGTAATACCACAGTCCTGTTCCTTGGCTCCAACGATGGGACAGTGCTGAAGGTGCTGCCCCCATGGGCGCAATCTGGGGGCCCTGAGCCCATTCTGTTGGAAGAGATCGATGCCTACAGCCCCTCCCGGTGAGCCCTTTGTCCAGCAGTCCCCCTGCAGAGCAGGGATGGGACGTGGAGTGGTAGatggggatatggggatggggtggggactcCAATATTGGAAGttgtggggaagagagagggccTTGGCGAGAAGCTGGACACTGTGTTGGGGCAGAGTAGCCCTATGAGTTGTACTCAGTTGCTTGTATGCCTCCCGCGCTTCTGTTCTTTAACTCACCCAGGGAAAAAGGAGCCTCACCTGCTCCATCTCTGATTCCTTCTGGCCTCACCCTAGGTGCAGTGGGAAGCGGGCAGCCCAAACAGCACGGCGGGTCACAGGGCTGGAGCTGGACACTGAAGGTCACAGGCTCTTTGTGGCTTTTTCTGGCTGTATCATCTACCTCCCTCTCAGTCGATGTGCCCGGCATGGGGCCTGTCGGAGGTGAGAGGGACCTGAGGTCAGGCCCTGCCTGGGTGGGCTCTGGGCCTGCAGGCACACAGGAACACAGGCATAGTGGGTGGCAGGGAAACGCAGGGGATGGTTTGGGGGTGGGTATCTCAAGCATTCTGCAGGTGGGCAGTAACCAGGGACTGGACTAGGGATTGGGGTGGATAGGATTGGGAATATCAGGCTAAGAGCCTCCTGCAGGCCAGGGTGAGAGTGGAAGAGGCAGGGGAATGGAATGTGATTAGGGTGGAGAGGGTCCCAGCCTCACATGACTCAGTTTTCCCTAGGAGCTGTCTGGCTTCTCAGGACCCATACTGTGGATGGGACAGCTCCAGAGGCTGTGTGGATATCAGGGGACCTGGTGGGTAAGTGAGAGGCTCGTGGATCTCCTGAGGAGAAAGTTCCCCACTAAGAGAGGAAGCTGAGGGctagggtgggggatgggggcaaGATGTATACCTGCACTGAGCCGCCTCCATTTCCTCCTAGGATTGATGTGCATCCAGCTGGGAACCAGGAATCCATGGAGCACGATGACTGCCAAGGTAAACAGAAGCGGCAGGGGTAGCTGTAGCCATTGTTGCGCATGGCTCTGACGGCCATAGACACCATCCCAGGTGTGGGCTtttgtctttctctccttctgtggTACAGTCATGCCCATCAGTTCTTCATGAAGCTTCCCTCTGCCCCTATCttcaccctctctctccctttttcatAGATGGAGCTACTGGGAGTCAGTCTGGCACAGGGGATTCTGCTTATGGTGAGTTCTATTGTCCCAACTTCACCTTGCTCAGCCCACACTCACCCAAGTCTGTGCCCCATGGCAGCAGCAGACCAGCACCCTGGACACCCTGAGAGAGTCTCAAAAAAGGGTTAGCATCCTCCAAATACCTAGCATAGGgctcagtgcttggcacataatagggTGCTTAACAGATAgtttttgaacaaataaatgaaagagtgCCTTGCATAGTGAGCCCTCGCCCATTTCCAGAGGAAAATGAAGGCTGCACTTCTGGACCTTTGGGCTCCAAAGGGGGTGCGGGAACCCGCTGAATGGGTATCAGAGGTGGAGAGCAGGAGCCTCACTGGCTCTGACCTGGTCTCTGTCACCAGTGCTTCTGAGTCCTGGTCCTTCCCCTGAGACCCCAAGCCCCCCCAGTGATGCCCACCCCCGGCCCCAGTCTTCCACTCTTGGAGCTCACACTCAGGGTAAGGGGGCTGGCTGGGAGGGATAGGAGTGAACTGTGGGGCTGCTGATTCTTGAAGAATTCTAAGCCCCTCACTGATCGCAGTTTGGTGCTCACTAATAATGCCTGTTTGgagcctcccctcccagccccgcctccctCAGCACGGGCAGAGTTTGGCAGTTGTTCTTGGCATGGCTACAGGGGCCAGAGCTGGGATGGGGACTCCCCAGGCCCAAGCTCTAGCTTGCGTGTGAAAGGTAGTTCGGTGGGTTGTGTGTGTTGAGGGGTCAGGGGAGGTGATTCCTAAAGAGGGTCAAAGCTGCGTTGGAGCTGAGCAGCAGGAGAGAGGCGACACTTCGGAACCTGCCATCCCGCTGGCCCACCTTCCCtgagcctccctcctccctccttcctctcggTCGGCAGGCGTGCGACGGGACCTCCCGCCAGCCTCAGTCTCCCGCGCCATCCCCATCCCACTCCTCCTGGCCTGTGTGGCCGCAGCCTTCGCCCTGGGCGCCTCGGTCTCTGGCCTTCTGGTCTCCTGCGCTTGTCGCCGCGCCCACAGACGTCGGAGCAAGGATATCGAGACTGCGGGGCTCCCGCGCCCTCTCTCCCTTCGCAGCTTGGCCCGTCTGCACGGGGCGGGCCCAGAGCCGCAGCCAACGTCCAAGGACGGAGGGGGCGCACAGACACCCCAGCTCTACACCACCTTCCTGCCTCCTCCCGAGGGCGTACCCCCGCCGGAGCTGGCTTGCCTGCCCACCCCGGAGTCCACGCCGGAGCTGCCGGTCAAGCACCTCCGCCACGCCGGGGGTCCCTGGGAGTGGAACCAGAACGGGAACAACGCCAAGGAGGGCCGGGGCCGCGCCCGGGGCGGGAACACAGCGGGCGGCCCCGCGCCGCGCGTGCTGGTGAGGCCGCCGCCGCCCGGCTGTCCCGGGCAGGCCGTGGAAGTCACCACCCTGGAGGAACTGCTGCGCTACCTGCACGGCCCGCAGCCGCCCAGGAAGGAGGTGGAGCCCCCGGCCGCCGCCCCTTTCACCTCGCGGGCGCTGCCGCCCgagcccgcccccgcccccaccctctTTGCCGGCCCCTGCCTGCTCCCCCGGGACTGTGCCACGCCTCGGAGGCTGGACGTGCCCCCGGAGGGCAAGCGCCCGGCCCCCGCCACCCGGCCTGCTCTCTCTGCCCCAGCTCCCCGGCTCGGGGTGGGCGGCAACCGGAGGTTGCCCTTCTCCACGCACCGTGCACCCCCCGCGCTGCTCACCCGAGTACCCTCGGGAGGCCCCTCCAGGTACTCCGGGGGTGCCGGGAGACACCTCCTGTACCTGGGCCGGCCTGAGGGGCACCGGGGCCGCGCCCTGAAGAGGGTGGACGTCGAGAAGCCCCAGGTGCCCCTGAAGCCTCCCCTCGTCGGGCCTTCCTCGCAGTCGGCCGTCCCTAGTGGCAaccattttaacttttaaagggaGCTGCTCCAAGGCCTCAAATGGTACCCTCGAGGCCCATGCCCTCAGAGGCCGTGAGCGTGGACGCATCTCCAAGGACAGatcacctccctctctccttgtTCCACACCTCCAGCCTTCCTGGACTCTGAGAGTCTCCCGGGGTCCCCGCCCGCCCCGGGTTTATTTATTGACTGCCGACTGTCTTTCCCCCGTCCTCGAGAGAGGAGTGGGAGGTGAGAAGCTCGCCCCCTCAGTGAGCCAGCTTTTCGGGGGGAACTGGCACACTCcaactcccccacctccctcagccAAGCTGCCTTAACTCGCCCCTCCGGGCCTCCACAGACTGGGCCCCGGGCGGGCCGCACGGCGGACGGACGGGGCTGCGCCACGCCCGTTGTGTAGAGTCCTCGGGCCTCCTGGGACGTGCCTCCTCCTACTGTGTAGGAGCCTCCCCTTCCCAATACAGCTGTGTCCCCGAGCCGCTGCCTGACTTTACTcgcggagggggcggggcgggagtcGGTCGGCTGCTCTGAGCCCTTTTTCTCCAGAATCTCTGCCTTCAACTTGGCCTTGAGCTCTCTCCCGAGTAATTGGGATGGCTGCGCTCCCACAGGGGTTTATCACGAAAGATTTCCTGAAGGAGGCAAGCTAAGAAATGGTGCGTGGAGATGAACCAGGACCCAGGAGACCCCGGGTAGAATTTAGGTGAGGTTAGGGAGGGTACTCCGAGCACGTTTCTGGACCGAGATAAGAGGGACTTTTTCGTAGAATGCtctatggggtggggggagggtatttttggagaaataaaatgaagctgCAGCGTAAGTGACTGAAGTTTCACATCAGGAAATCTTGTCATAAAGGGAATTTGGCTGGAAAAACCTGGGTCGCAAGAGGGGtaggctgcaaaaaaaaaaaccccagcaaagtACTGGTGAAGTTAGGGGTTTGCCCCAGCAGTTCCCTAAGGAGCAGTTCCCCTTCGCGGAGCCAGAGGGGTGCCGAGAAGCGTATTTTATTGCACGCATGCGTAGCCTCCTCTCAAGGACTCCCAGGCCGCACTCGAGCCCCGCGCGCCGAAGATCAGCTAGCGTGTGTCGTGAGGTTCCTCTGGCCCGGGCTGGGTGCAGATACCTGTCCGTTACTCCCGGGGGCCAATGAGAGGGACGAGCAGGACGGCCTGCCCTGCCCACTGCCTGGAGCGAAAGACCTCGCGCGGGCGGTGGCTGCTTTTGCGGATTTAGAAGTCTCGTTTTTACCGGCGCGTGGCGGGGATATCCACCGGGTTGGAGCCCTAGGCCGCCCTGCCGCTGGCGCCTCCTGGAGGCCAGACCACGCCTTGCAGCTAAGGAAGCCTCGCCAGTTCCTCTCCGGGTTTTTTGCCTAAAAGCCCTCGACAGGAATCCGCTGGGAACAGTTTGAAGAACGCTGAGATGGTTTCTAGCTCCGCCCTTTACGCTTGTGATCCTGCCTAGTCAAAGCTCTACCCTAAGCCTCCGTTTCCCCACCTGAAAAATGGGGTTGAGAGGCTCAAGTACGATAATGTACGTGAAAACCCTTTCTCAAGGAGAAAACATGGTATCTTGTGAGATGGTGGTTCCTTCAAACTCACCCTGGGCTATTATTCCTAACTTTGCGATCTGCTTCTACTCAGCAATCCGTTTCCCTTTGTATCCTTACAAACTTCGTTTATAGATTTTACCCTCAAGGTTTTTAAATGCCCTCTGAACACTTCTCACACATCGGATAGCTTGTTCCACCAAATTTGGCTGTCCTCCAGAGTCTACCCGCTTTCTGCTTGGAGCTTGTTTCACCGGGTTGGAGAGGTCCTTTAGATCTCAATTTTTTCTCACTGGATGCTTTACTTAAACCGAGATACTTTGAAATCATTGATAGTTGCTAGATagtggaggagagaaaggaagaagtaaagaatCTTTCCAGTCACCTGACTTCATTATCCTTTTCAAACCAAGccaggacaaagaaaaattctaagaCTGCAACCTTTCATAGCCCTCTAAGGGCCAAGTCTCACAGATACTTCAGTTCTTGCCCTGAAGGTGGTCACAAAGGGGTAAAAGATCCTCAGGTTCAAATGCAGACCCAAAAGAGAAGTACAATCGAAATTTAACAATTTACAGGTTAAAGTCCTGGTTTCAGTTTAATTGTAAAGGATGTTCATTTATTAGAATTTCTAAActatggggactttcctggtggtccagtggttaagaattcgctttccagtgcaggggacactggtacaatccctggtcggggaacaaagatctcacatgctgtggggcaactaagcccgtgtggcaatgaaagatcccacctgcgacaactaagacctgacgcagccaaaaataaataaatattaacaaacaaaaacactatggCAACTTCTCTAGCCAAGAATGCCTAAGCTGGACTCTCAGAACCTTCTCAGGGCTAGTGAAAGCAACTATGTTGCAGTGAGAGCAACAGTCCTTGGACTCTGCCCCTTAATAATTTTATGGGTGACCTTGGCAATTCCACTAACCTCTCCGCGCCTCAATTTCTTTTGTAAAGTATGGAAAGAACATATGCCAACATGGGGTTTATAAAACACCATATAAATATATAGGCTTAAGTTAAGTGCTTTGTGGGAAACGGTTATTTGCCCAAAATAGACTATTAAGAATGCAATTCATGAGCACTCATCCTGAAACACCTCATCCTGACAGCAGTGAATAATAAATTAGGGATAAACTGAAAGAAATTATTATCACTATCAATACAGGGATAAACATGATCCTAACTCAGGAATCTGctgatagtctttttttaaaaaatacatttatttattttatttatttttggccatgttgggtcttcgttgctgcatgcaggctttctctagttgcggtgagcaggggctactcttcgttgtggtgcacgggcttctcattgcggtggcttctcttattgctgagcatgggctctaggcatgcgggcttcagtagttgtggcatgtgggctcagtagttgtggcttgcgggctctatagcgcaggctcggtagttgtggcacatgggcttagctgctccgcagcatgtgggatctttgcagaccagggcttgaacccgtgtcccctgcattggcaggcggattcttaactactgtgccaccagggaagccctgatagtctttttctaaaattaggaTATTAGCTCAAACTTTGTCTTTAGAAAAAACAGAATGTACCAACAGGATAAAGTTGTCATCCTGAGGGATTTCTAAGCTGATTTCTCAGAGGTATCCTGGGAGGTTATGGAGAAACCAGGGCCCCAGTAGGCAGAGTCCAACAGCTTGTATAAAGCTTTGGGGACCTGAAACACAGAAGGTTCCACAGTCACAAAGCTTGAAAAGCTGTTCAGCATCTTGGGTTCTTTGGTAGCTAAGTCATAGGGGCCTGAGCTATTATTATCTCTCAGATTTATGTCTCCTTGATGCTACTACCGCACCCTTGGGAACCACACAGGTGTGAGTCACTCTCTGTTACTTAATCCAGCAGTTGACCCTTCAGAACTGTTGACTCATAAGAATTTAAGGTCACATGTATGAGAGTAAGATTGAAGTACATGGATAAAATATGAAGTCTGTGAATCCAAAAGATCACCTATCTTTACCAGGTGTATTAGGGTCCCAAGAGAAAATAGTTGACATGCTCAAAATAATGAAGGGCTCCTTTTAAAAAGTGTTGGCAGGCTAGTAAAAGTGTTGGAGGCTAGTAACAGCCTTACACCTGAAAGGACAAAGGGAGGTAATGGCTACTGAGACTTGGAAGGAGAGATTGCATTGAGTGGGGCAGTGGCCTTTAATCAAAGGATACAGCTAGGTCCAGGTGACCCCAAGGGAGGGAACCTGGGAAATCAATACACTGATTTCAGTCTTTTGTCTCCATCCAGTCTCCTGCCCAGAGCTCCCTACTGACTGAATCCAACTGGAAGCCAAAGCACAGGGAACCCGTTGCTGAAATTCATACAGGTTAGCCTCCCAGGATAGAGAACGAGATACAGTAAGGAGGAAAGTGATCTAAAGGAAAGACAGAACAATCCAGCACACCTAGAGATGAAGACCCCATCCATTTCCTGCAAGAGAGGTTATCTTTGACTCTCCTCGCTCAAGTGTTGCTGACCAGCAGCTTTATGGAGATGCCTCCTGAATTAGTTTTGGAGCAAAACTTACTTTGGGGATTTTGCTAGAAAGGCTGCTTGGAGAATTTACTTCTCTCCAGTTTCTTAACTGCAATTTGAGATGAATTAAGCTGCCCAAAGTCAAGTGAGACGGTATTGTGACTAAAGGATAAACTACAGAGGAAAAAACACTACTAACTCTATGTAGAAACTgtagttttagaaagaaaaaaatttttttaagctgagGGACTTGGGGCAAAGTCACAGCCTGTTTTTTAATATCTACATAATGAAGATAATACACACCTTGCAAGAtaggtgtgtttgtgtgcatgcaAAGTTCCTAGCTCATTGACGGACACGTAGCACAAACTAAAAGCATGTTATTATTTATGATATTGGCCTCTCTCTAAAATACCATTTTACTTTACAGTAAGAACTTTCTTAAACTTTAGGACTGTTTATGGTAGCAGAGTGCAGCCCCACACCTGGCTCAGGGGTCCCCTATAGTCTAAACTTACTGGTAGCTATCAGACATCTTGCAGAAACTCCTACATAGGTGTAATTATCACTAGGCTGCTCCCACTTCAaccttctcttgtattttctacCTACTGATCTTGGAGTAGAGGGCTCACtttcacagagagagaaaatcttAGGCAAGTTGCCCTAGTTCATGGTTTTTTCCATCATTTAAGAATATTTACCCTTCAGAGAACTCTAGGTTCCTATCTCTCCAATTCCCTTCCAACTTTCCCATATGCCTGATGATTTTTCtcactaggatttttttttttatttttggctgcactgggtctttgttgccgcatgcgggctttctctagttgtggtgagcaggggctactcttcgttgcggtgagcgggcttctcattgaggtggcttcttttgttgtggagcacgggctctaggcgcgcaggtttcagtagttgtggcacgtgggctcagtagttgtggctcctgggctctagagcgcaggctcagtagttgtggcgcacaggcttagttgctccgcggcatgtggaatcttcctggaccagggctcgaacccgtgtcccctgccttggcaggcggattcttaaccactacaccaccagggaaaccctctcgCTAGGATTTTAATTCAACACTTTCAGTTCTTTGCTTCTCAAGGCTTTTTGAGTTCCTGCTCTTTTTCTCTCGGCAGAGCAAAGaccatatatacatttatgagGTACCTGCCAGATGCACCTTATAGTTAATATGTACACAGTACTGTTTACCAAAAAGCAATTATCCACATGCAACCTAGTACATGGTAAGCGTTCAATTTCCTAAATACTGACTTTGAGAGCTTACCTGGAGATTCTAATGTTGAACATTGATACTTATATGTCCTTGACTTTGGTTttaccctatttatttatttattttaaatttattaattttatttattttttatttttgtctgtgttgggtcttcgttgctgcacgcgggctttctctagttgcggcgagcgggggctactcttctttgcagtgcgcaggcttctcattgcggtggcttctcttgttgcggagcagggactctagacacgcgggctacattagttgtggtgcgcgggctctagagtgcaggctcggtagttgtggcgcacaggtttagttgctccgcggcatgtgggatcttcccggaccagggcttgaacccgtgtcccctgcactggcaggtggattcttaaccactgctccaccagggaagccctaccctccTTTATCTGAGAAAGGCATCTTTATTGCCGATGGACCAGCTTTTGAGAACACTATACACTAGACGGGAACACCCAAGTAGCCAGCCAAGTGGGTCCGTTCAACCCTGGCTATCAACAGGGATTGCGCCACAACCAGACTGCTACGcatatttacttaataaatatgtgCTGAATTAGACTGAGATAACAACAAGCACCTTATCAACTAAGAGTAGCTTAGAAGCCAGCAGAGTAAATGCACTATGTCCAAGCCTCCCTGGGCCTGATGTTCTTCCCGTACCCCGCCCCTTATCTTGGCATTGACTTAACTCCCACACAAGGCACAGAATCATTTACTTCAGCTACTATTCTCCTCTCTTGGTTGTTTGCTTTTAGGGAATGGAGTGGgggataaaagaaggaaagaagatgtAAATTAATAAGCCAGTCAAAAGTTCTCTCCATTCTCACTTCAGTTCTTACCTCAACTTGCTCTGCCTCTTAAGAATACCAGCTGAGGAGTAGCTAGATAAGGAAAAGGTAGAGAGTGTGAATGGGTCAGAAGAGGCACCAAAGAGGGGAAAGAAGATGCTCCCCCCACCAAAACCACCCTCCCACTGCTCCACCCTCATTAG
Proteins encoded in this region:
- the SEMA6C gene encoding semaphorin-6C isoform X2, whose product is MLELVRGGRNLGGLRWPVKSLEGRVQREGWEKWGISPLSWFRGLEDDAVVAELGLDFQRFLTLNRTLLVAARDHVFSFDLQAQEEGEGLVPNKYLTWRSQDMENCAVRGKLTDECYNYIRVLVPWDSQTLLACGTNSFSPVCRSYGITSLQQEGEELSGQARCPFDATQSNVAVFAEGSLYSATAADFQASDAVVYRSLGPQPPLRSAKYDSKWLREPHFVHALEHGDHVYFFFREVSVEDARLGRVQFSRVARVCKRDMGGSPRALDRHWTSFLKLRLNCSVPGDSTFYFDVLQALTGPVNLYGRSALFGVFTTQTNSIPGSAVCAFYLDDIERGFEGKFKEQRSLDGAWTPVSEDRVPSPRPGSCAGVGVAALFPSSRDLPDDVLTFIKAHPLLDPAVPPATHQPLLTFTSRALLTQVAVDGMAGPYSNTTVLFLGSNDGTVLKVLPPWAQSGGPEPILLEEIDAYSPSRCSGKRAAQTARRVTGLELDTEGHRLFVAFSGCIIYLPLSRCARHGACRRSCLASQDPYCGWDSSRGCVDIRGPGGIDVHPAGNQESMEHDDCQDGATGSQSGTGDSAYVLLSPGPSPETPSPPSDAHPRPQSSTLGAHTQGVRRDLPPASVSRAIPIPLLLACVAAAFALGASVSGLLVSCACRRAHRRRSKDIETAGLPRPLSLRSLARLHGAGPEPQPTSKDGGGAQTPQLYTTFLPPPEGVPPPELACLPTPESTPELPVKHLRHAGGPWEWNQNGNNAKEGRGRARGGNTAGGPAPRVLVRPPPPGCPGQAVEVTTLEELLRYLHGPQPPRKEVEPPAAAPFTSRALPPEPAPAPTLFAGPCLLPRDCATPRRLDVPPEGKRPAPATRPALSAPAPRLGVGGNRRLPFSTHRAPPALLTRVPSGGPSRYSGGAGRHLLYLGRPEGHRGRALKRVDVEKPQVPLKPPLVGPSSQSAVPSGNHFNF
- the SEMA6C gene encoding semaphorin-6C isoform X4 → MPRDPRFMPLLLLLLLLSLPHTQAAFPQDPLPLLTSDLQGISPLSWFRGLEDDAVVAELGLDFQRFLTLNRTLLVAARDHVFSFDLQAQEEGEGLVPNKYLTWRSQDMENCAVRGKLTITSLQQEGEELSGQARCPFDATQSNVAVFAEGSLYSATAADFQASDAVVYRSLGPQPPLRSAKYDSKWLREPHFVHALEHGDHVYFFFREVSVEDARLGRVQFSRVARVCKRDMGGSPRALDRHWTSFLKLRLNCSVPGDSTFYFDVLQALTGPVNLYGRSALFGVFTTQTNSIPGSAVCAFYLDDIERGFEGKFKEQRSLDGAWTPVSEDRVPSPRPGSCAGVGVAALFPSSRDLPDDVLTFIKAHPLLDPAVPPATHQPLLTFTSRALLTQVAVDGMAGPYSNTTVLFLGSNDGTVLKVLPPWAQSGGPEPILLEEIDAYSPSRCSGKRAAQTARRVTGLELDTEGHRLFVAFSGCIIYLPLSRCARHGACRRSCLASQDPYCGWDSSRGCVDIRGPGGIDVHPAGNQESMEHDDCQDGATGSQSGTGDSAYVLLSPGPSPETPSPPSDAHPRPQSSTLGAHTQGVRRDLPPASVSRAIPIPLLLACVAAAFALGASVSGLLVSCACRRAHRRRSKDIETAGLPRPLSLRSLARLHGAGPEPQPTSKDGGGAQTPQLYTTFLPPPEGVPPPELACLPTPESTPELPVKHLRHAGGPWEWNQNGNNAKEGRGRARGGNTAGGPAPRVLVRPPPPGCPGQAVEVTTLEELLRYLHGPQPPRKEVEPPAAAPFTSRALPPEPAPAPTLFAGPCLLPRDCATPRRLDVPPEGKRPAPATRPALSAPAPRLGVGGNRRLPFSTHRAPPALLTRVPSGGPSRYSGGAGRHLLYLGRPEGHRGRALKRVDVEKPQVPLKPPLVGPSSQSAVPSGNHFNF